A region of Zeugodacus cucurbitae isolate PBARC_wt_2022May chromosome 5, idZeuCucr1.2, whole genome shotgun sequence DNA encodes the following proteins:
- the LOC105215398 gene encoding MAP/microtubule affinity-regulating kinase 3 isoform X2: protein MSNNEHKEQESEPSASLEVLKSSNTKQTTKDVENRKDTKYDRGASREAPTKILPSNSDSLESKSSAQAKPVSVLDDGAPDPVSLSTLASKTTLKPKEPIRVGFYDIERTIGKGNFAVVKLARHRITKNEVAIKIIDKSQLDSVNLQKVYREVEIMKRLNHPHIIKLYQVMETKNMIYIVSEYASQGEIFDYIAKFGRMSEGSARSKFWQILSAVEYCHMKNIVHRDLKAENLLLDINMNIKIADFGFSNHFKVGELLATWCGSPPYAAPEVFEGKQYTGPEIDIWSLGVVLYVLVCGALPFDGSTLQSLRDRVLSGRFRIPFFMSSDCEHLIRRMLVLEPSRRYTINQIKSHRWVCGEARDAVVVTQCNVNMDGTSSIEPNEDILRIMSEFAGIPPEKTIASLKKNSYDHVAAIYLLLQDRVNSKKNMQEYSKRLSDNTLPRIASMGYHGSSKLLHKTRPSIDKQRLKQTYTTVKEKTISPLPGVDEGKFGSFPTKFSQKIVTDCDNTQIHEHNKNCSSTTITNYELKEAQISQSTTKGRPTPIKISRLSRPNISSSQHPIASPYSTDNKLSTVSEKCRQENVLSNEHINGLLAAPSVINESPSHPLHQNLRECIIKQSSEDCRLLLQQATAIAESKTYANSETEIESDAQIELKNSSPAVKKMSSSTSFDSSSSGQKAKANFHFKMSAEAAKLFQTLQESPLPIEKLDASEPASSKSNSSINRSVSPSMSIAHNGCTSKSSQTDSKCRKFCNEKCASRLKSTKIATQCSTSTDEGCETDHANEIRDCSQSTCDLTQRIQSYASSSSSSGVLASYSKSLSQNLSRGSSNSNCSVLEGIDLNMAPSIDLASSLPSCASNTTLATASDRMSDRSIYNSNNSCFQIPVSSNSSTLCTKLPMECLDKRSPIHFREGRRASDGLVAQGFVNSMTILNSGVGYGSYRYDTRKQDCWLELQQLQKEVVSLKSKYRNNKVPLDDGSNYQFQSSQFYSIPNRLSLDLHHQFVQTPHTPRTPHLVRPQHSFETVDFSPPFVNNVRFDASNLPMATPARGDMALLCNINPLVIQRQPLQQQLLQHRLLQQKRQLLQKQYALESHISRQQLMMREQSYKAGPPQQFVGQGLIATSFESADPCPPNDIFVNGLHVFERGSAKFQQSSIIPLPYGPTINNYMKTSYIKQQSQDLSMLTMPTKYTPPLSRHASETWSSLPTTVNSSQLKKSSKLIENGGRLAPQFHANTNVYTSNWQTVIRPLSESPILELAEHLESV from the exons ATGAGTAATAATGAACATAAGGaacaagaaagtgaaccctCAGCTTCTTTGGAAGTACTTAAGTCGAGtaacacaaaacaaacaacaaaagatgTGGAAAATAGAAAAGACACCAAATATG ATAGGGGAGCTTCTAGAGAAGCACCGACCAAAATACTCCCCTCGAattcggattcgcttgaaagtAAAAGTTCAGCACAGGCGAAGCCTGTTTCTGTTCTTGATGATGGTGCGCCAGATCCCGTGAGTTTGAGTACACTGGCTTCCAAAACCACCTTGAAGCCGAAGGAACCGATAAGAGTTGGCTTTTATGATATTGAGAGAACGATTGGCAAAGGAAATTTTGCCGTTGTCAAACTTGCACGGCACAGAATAACTAAAAACGAG gtCGCTATAAAAATAATCGACAAGAGCCAGTTGGATTCAGTAAACTTGCAAAAGGTCTATCGTGAAGTTGAAATAATGAAACGTTTGAATCATCCTCACATCATCAAACTCTATCAG GTGATGGAaactaaaaatatgatttacatAGTATCCGAATACGCTAGTCAAGGGGAAATATTTG ATTACATAGCAAAATTTGGAAGGATGTCTGAGGGTTCTGCAAGAAGTAAATTTTGGCAGATTTTGTCAGCGGTAGAATATTGccatatgaaaaatattgtacataGAGATTTAAAG GCTGAAAACCTTCTACTtgatattaatatgaatataaagatcGCAGATTTTGGATTTTCGAACCATTTTAAGGTTGGTGAATTGTTAGCAACGTGGTGTGGTTCACCTCCTTATGCTGCCCCTGAAGTGTTTGAAGGAAAACAGTACACCGGTCCGGAAATAGATATATGG TCGCTAGGGGTGGTACTATATGTTCTTGTCTGTGGGGCGCTGCCGTTCGATGGATCTACATTACAGAGTTTAAGAGATCGAGTACTGTCAGGACGATTTAGGATTCCTTTCTTCATGTCTTCGG ACTGTGAACATTTAATTCGAAGAATGCTTGTACTTGAACCCTCGCGGCGTTACACAATCAATCAAATTAAAAGTCACCGTTGGGTTTGTGGAGAAGCTCGTGATGCCGTTGTTGTAACACAATGTAACGTTAACATGGATGGAACTTCAAGCATTGAACCGAACGAGGACATACTACGGATAATGTCGGAATTCGCTGGAATACCACCAGAAAAAACCATAGCAAGTTTGAAGAAGAATAGCTATGACCATGTTGCGGCGATATATTTATTGCTTCAAGACCGTGTTAATAGTAAGAAAAATATGCAAGAATATTCAAAACGTTTAAGTGATAATACACTGCCACGCATTGCATCAATGGGATATCATGGATCTTCAAAGCTACTACATAAAACTAGACCCTCGATCGACAAACAACGATTGAAGCAAACATATACTACAgtaaaagaaaagacaatatCACCACTGCCAGGTGTAGACGAAGGGAAATTTGGTAGTTTTCCAACGAAATTTTCTCAGAAAATCGTTACCGATTGTGATAACACTCAAATCCACGAACATAATAAAAACTGTAGTTCTACGACTATAACAAACTACGAACTCAAAGAGGCACAAATAAGCCAATCAACAACAAAAGGAAGACCGACACCTATCAAGATTTCTCGTTTAAGTCGGCCCAATATAAGCTCAAGCCAGCATCCAATAGCATCGCCATATAGTACAGACAATAAATTATCGACGGTTAGTGAGAAATGCCGCCAAGAGAATGTATTATCGAATGAACATATAAATGGTTTATTGGCTGCACCTAGCGTGATAAACGAAAGTCCATCTCACCCGCTCCATCAAAATTTAAGAGAGTGTATAATTAAGCAAAGCTCAGAGGATTGCCGTCTCCTTTTACAACAA GCCACTGCCATTGCCGAATCTAAGACGTATGCTAATAGTGAAACAGAAATTGAAAGTGATGCACAGATTGAACTTAAGAATTCTTCACCAGCTGTAAAGAAAATGTCAAGCTCGACCAGTTTCGATTCTTCTTCTAGCGGACAAAAAGCAAAGgcgaattttcatttcaaaatgtcGGCAGAGGCCGCTAAACTTTTCCAAACATTACAAGAAAGTCCGCTTCCTATAGAG aAACTGGATGCCTCTGAGCCAGCATCGAGTAAATCAAATTCATCTATAAATAGAAGTGTCTCCCCTAGCATGTCTATAGCTCACAACGGTTGCACCTCAAAATCATCGCAGACTGATTCCAAATGCAG GAAATTTTGTAACGAAAAGTGTGCATCTCGACTAAAGTCAACCAAAATAGCCACCCAGTGCAGCACTAGTACTGACGAGGGTTGTGAAACGGACCACGCAAATGAAATTAGAG ATTGTTCGCAATCGACGTGCGATCTCACACAGCGCATTCAGTCTTATGCCAGCAGCAGTTCATCGAGCGGCGTGTTAGCAAGTTATTCTAAAAGCTTGAGCCAAAACCTAAGCCGTGGATCGTCAAACAGTAACTGTTCGGTGTTGGAAGGCATAGATCTAAACATGGCACCCAGTATTGATCTGGCAAGCAGCTTGCCATCGTGTGCCAGCAATACCACCTTAGCTACCGCATCGGATCGGATGTCCGATCGCTCAAtctataatagtaataattcgTGTTTTCAAATACCCGTCTCAAGTAATTCTTCGACGCTGTGTACTAAGCTGCCTATGGAATGCCTGGATAAAAGGTCTCCAATACATTTTAG ggaAGGTCGACGGGCAAGTGATGGTCTTGTTGCTCAAGGATTTGTGAATTCCAtgacaattttaaattctgGCGTTGGTTACGGTAGTTATCGATATGATACCCGAAAGCAAGATTGCTGGTTGgaattacaacaactacaaaaggaAGTGGTATCACTAAAGTCAAAATATCGTAACAATAAAGTACCTCTAGATGACGGCAGCAATTATCAATTTCAAAGTAGTCAATTTTACTCAATTCCAAATAGACTGTCATTAGATTTGCATCACCAGTTCGTACAAACGCCACACACTCCAAGGACTCCACATCTAGTACGTCCACAGCATAGTTTCGAAACCGTAGATTTTTCGCCGCCATTCGTAAATAATGTACGCTTCGACGCAAGTAATCTGCCTATGGCTACGCCAGCTCGTGGTGATATGGCGTTGCTGTGCAATATTAATCCATTGGTTATACAACGACAGCCCCTTCAACAACAGCTGTTACAACATAGGCTATTGCAACAAAAACGACaactattacaaaaacaatatgctttGGAGTCTCATATTTCAAGGCAACAGCTAATGATGCGTGAACAATCTTACAAAGCGGGTCCACCACAACAATTTGTTGGCCAAGGCTTAATTGCAACCAGTTTTGAGTCTGCAGATCCATGCCCACCAAacgatatttttgtaaatgGCCTGCATGTTTTTGAACGGGGTTCAGCAAAATTCCAACAGTCATCAATAATCCCACTGCCTTACGGCCCAACGATTAATAACTACATGAAGACGTcttatataaaacaacaatccCAAGACCTTTCTATGCTCACGATGCCTACAAAATACACACCTCCGTTAAGTAGACATGCATCAGAGACTTGGAGCTCGCTTCCAACAACTGTGAACAGTAGTCAATTGAAAAAGTCaagtaaattaattgaaaatggcGGACGCTTAGCGCCACAGTTTCATGCAAAT ACAAACGTTTACACATCGAACTGGCAAACCGTCATAAGACCCCTCAGCGAAAGCCCCATTCTGGAATTGGCTGAACATTTGGAGTCTGTATGA
- the LOC105215398 gene encoding MAP/microtubule affinity-regulating kinase 3 isoform X1, which yields MSNNEHKEQESEPSASLEVLKSSNTKQTTKDVENRKDTKYDRGASREAPTKILPSNSDSLESKSSAQAKPVSVLDDGAPDPVSLSTLASKTTLKPKEPIRVGFYDIERTIGKGNFAVVKLARHRITKNEVAIKIIDKSQLDSVNLQKVYREVEIMKRLNHPHIIKLYQVMETKNMIYIVSEYASQGEIFDYIAKFGRMSEGSARSKFWQILSAVEYCHMKNIVHRDLKAENLLLDINMNIKIADFGFSNHFKVGELLATWCGSPPYAAPEVFEGKQYTGPEIDIWSLGVVLYVLVCGALPFDGSTLQSLRDRVLSGRFRIPFFMSSDCEHLIRRMLVLEPSRRYTINQIKSHRWVCGEARDAVVVTQCNVNMDGTSSIEPNEDILRIMSEFAGIPPEKTIASLKKNSYDHVAAIYLLLQDRVNSKKNMQEYSKRLSDNTLPRIASMGYHGSSKLLHKTRPSIDKQRLKQTYTTVKEKTISPLPGVDEGKFGSFPTKFSQKIVTDCDNTQIHEHNKNCSSTTITNYELKEAQISQSTTKGRPTPIKISRLSRPNISSSQHPIASPYSTDNKLSTVSEKCRQENVLSNEHINGLLAAPSVINESPSHPLHQNLRECIIKQSSEDCRLLLQQATAIAESKTYANSETEIESDAQIELKNSSPAVKKMSSSTSFDSSSSGQKAKANFHFKMSAEAAKLFQTLQESPLPIEKLDASEPASSKSNSSINRSVSPSMSIAHNGCTSKSSQTDSKCRKFCNEKCASRLKSTKIATQCSTSTDEGCETDHANEIRDCSQSTCDLTQRIQSYASSSSSSGVLASYSKSLSQNLSRGSSNSNCSVLEGIDLNMAPSIDLASSLPSCASNTTLATASDRMSDRSIYNSNNSCFQIPVSSNSSTLCTKLPMECLDKRSPIHFREGRRASDGLVAQGFVNSMTILNSGVGYGSYRYDTRKQDCWLELQQLQKEVVSLKSKYRNNKVPLDDGSNYQFQSSQFYSIPNRLSLDLHHQFVQTPHTPRTPHLVRPQHSFETVDFSPPFVNNVRFDASNLPMATPARGDMALLCNINPLVIQRQPLQQQLLQHRLLQQKRQLLQKQYALESHISRQQLMMREQSYKAGPPQQFVGQGLIATSFESADPCPPNDIFVNGLHVFERGSAKFQQSSIIPLPYGPTINNYMKTSYIKQQSQDLSMLTMPTKYTPPLSRHASETWSSLPTTVNSSQLKKSSKLIENGGRLAPQFHANEKYTESEVRKVQNNERSWKTLKFVKSGPELSTHWTLLMTSF from the exons ATGAGTAATAATGAACATAAGGaacaagaaagtgaaccctCAGCTTCTTTGGAAGTACTTAAGTCGAGtaacacaaaacaaacaacaaaagatgTGGAAAATAGAAAAGACACCAAATATG ATAGGGGAGCTTCTAGAGAAGCACCGACCAAAATACTCCCCTCGAattcggattcgcttgaaagtAAAAGTTCAGCACAGGCGAAGCCTGTTTCTGTTCTTGATGATGGTGCGCCAGATCCCGTGAGTTTGAGTACACTGGCTTCCAAAACCACCTTGAAGCCGAAGGAACCGATAAGAGTTGGCTTTTATGATATTGAGAGAACGATTGGCAAAGGAAATTTTGCCGTTGTCAAACTTGCACGGCACAGAATAACTAAAAACGAG gtCGCTATAAAAATAATCGACAAGAGCCAGTTGGATTCAGTAAACTTGCAAAAGGTCTATCGTGAAGTTGAAATAATGAAACGTTTGAATCATCCTCACATCATCAAACTCTATCAG GTGATGGAaactaaaaatatgatttacatAGTATCCGAATACGCTAGTCAAGGGGAAATATTTG ATTACATAGCAAAATTTGGAAGGATGTCTGAGGGTTCTGCAAGAAGTAAATTTTGGCAGATTTTGTCAGCGGTAGAATATTGccatatgaaaaatattgtacataGAGATTTAAAG GCTGAAAACCTTCTACTtgatattaatatgaatataaagatcGCAGATTTTGGATTTTCGAACCATTTTAAGGTTGGTGAATTGTTAGCAACGTGGTGTGGTTCACCTCCTTATGCTGCCCCTGAAGTGTTTGAAGGAAAACAGTACACCGGTCCGGAAATAGATATATGG TCGCTAGGGGTGGTACTATATGTTCTTGTCTGTGGGGCGCTGCCGTTCGATGGATCTACATTACAGAGTTTAAGAGATCGAGTACTGTCAGGACGATTTAGGATTCCTTTCTTCATGTCTTCGG ACTGTGAACATTTAATTCGAAGAATGCTTGTACTTGAACCCTCGCGGCGTTACACAATCAATCAAATTAAAAGTCACCGTTGGGTTTGTGGAGAAGCTCGTGATGCCGTTGTTGTAACACAATGTAACGTTAACATGGATGGAACTTCAAGCATTGAACCGAACGAGGACATACTACGGATAATGTCGGAATTCGCTGGAATACCACCAGAAAAAACCATAGCAAGTTTGAAGAAGAATAGCTATGACCATGTTGCGGCGATATATTTATTGCTTCAAGACCGTGTTAATAGTAAGAAAAATATGCAAGAATATTCAAAACGTTTAAGTGATAATACACTGCCACGCATTGCATCAATGGGATATCATGGATCTTCAAAGCTACTACATAAAACTAGACCCTCGATCGACAAACAACGATTGAAGCAAACATATACTACAgtaaaagaaaagacaatatCACCACTGCCAGGTGTAGACGAAGGGAAATTTGGTAGTTTTCCAACGAAATTTTCTCAGAAAATCGTTACCGATTGTGATAACACTCAAATCCACGAACATAATAAAAACTGTAGTTCTACGACTATAACAAACTACGAACTCAAAGAGGCACAAATAAGCCAATCAACAACAAAAGGAAGACCGACACCTATCAAGATTTCTCGTTTAAGTCGGCCCAATATAAGCTCAAGCCAGCATCCAATAGCATCGCCATATAGTACAGACAATAAATTATCGACGGTTAGTGAGAAATGCCGCCAAGAGAATGTATTATCGAATGAACATATAAATGGTTTATTGGCTGCACCTAGCGTGATAAACGAAAGTCCATCTCACCCGCTCCATCAAAATTTAAGAGAGTGTATAATTAAGCAAAGCTCAGAGGATTGCCGTCTCCTTTTACAACAA GCCACTGCCATTGCCGAATCTAAGACGTATGCTAATAGTGAAACAGAAATTGAAAGTGATGCACAGATTGAACTTAAGAATTCTTCACCAGCTGTAAAGAAAATGTCAAGCTCGACCAGTTTCGATTCTTCTTCTAGCGGACAAAAAGCAAAGgcgaattttcatttcaaaatgtcGGCAGAGGCCGCTAAACTTTTCCAAACATTACAAGAAAGTCCGCTTCCTATAGAG aAACTGGATGCCTCTGAGCCAGCATCGAGTAAATCAAATTCATCTATAAATAGAAGTGTCTCCCCTAGCATGTCTATAGCTCACAACGGTTGCACCTCAAAATCATCGCAGACTGATTCCAAATGCAG GAAATTTTGTAACGAAAAGTGTGCATCTCGACTAAAGTCAACCAAAATAGCCACCCAGTGCAGCACTAGTACTGACGAGGGTTGTGAAACGGACCACGCAAATGAAATTAGAG ATTGTTCGCAATCGACGTGCGATCTCACACAGCGCATTCAGTCTTATGCCAGCAGCAGTTCATCGAGCGGCGTGTTAGCAAGTTATTCTAAAAGCTTGAGCCAAAACCTAAGCCGTGGATCGTCAAACAGTAACTGTTCGGTGTTGGAAGGCATAGATCTAAACATGGCACCCAGTATTGATCTGGCAAGCAGCTTGCCATCGTGTGCCAGCAATACCACCTTAGCTACCGCATCGGATCGGATGTCCGATCGCTCAAtctataatagtaataattcgTGTTTTCAAATACCCGTCTCAAGTAATTCTTCGACGCTGTGTACTAAGCTGCCTATGGAATGCCTGGATAAAAGGTCTCCAATACATTTTAG ggaAGGTCGACGGGCAAGTGATGGTCTTGTTGCTCAAGGATTTGTGAATTCCAtgacaattttaaattctgGCGTTGGTTACGGTAGTTATCGATATGATACCCGAAAGCAAGATTGCTGGTTGgaattacaacaactacaaaaggaAGTGGTATCACTAAAGTCAAAATATCGTAACAATAAAGTACCTCTAGATGACGGCAGCAATTATCAATTTCAAAGTAGTCAATTTTACTCAATTCCAAATAGACTGTCATTAGATTTGCATCACCAGTTCGTACAAACGCCACACACTCCAAGGACTCCACATCTAGTACGTCCACAGCATAGTTTCGAAACCGTAGATTTTTCGCCGCCATTCGTAAATAATGTACGCTTCGACGCAAGTAATCTGCCTATGGCTACGCCAGCTCGTGGTGATATGGCGTTGCTGTGCAATATTAATCCATTGGTTATACAACGACAGCCCCTTCAACAACAGCTGTTACAACATAGGCTATTGCAACAAAAACGACaactattacaaaaacaatatgctttGGAGTCTCATATTTCAAGGCAACAGCTAATGATGCGTGAACAATCTTACAAAGCGGGTCCACCACAACAATTTGTTGGCCAAGGCTTAATTGCAACCAGTTTTGAGTCTGCAGATCCATGCCCACCAAacgatatttttgtaaatgGCCTGCATGTTTTTGAACGGGGTTCAGCAAAATTCCAACAGTCATCAATAATCCCACTGCCTTACGGCCCAACGATTAATAACTACATGAAGACGTcttatataaaacaacaatccCAAGACCTTTCTATGCTCACGATGCCTACAAAATACACACCTCCGTTAAGTAGACATGCATCAGAGACTTGGAGCTCGCTTCCAACAACTGTGAACAGTAGTCAATTGAAAAAGTCaagtaaattaattgaaaatggcGGACGCTTAGCGCCACAGTTTCATGCAAAT GAAAAATACACGGAGTCGGAAGTTCGGAAAGTTCAAAACAATGAAAGGAGTTGGAAgactttaaaatttgtaaaaagtgGACCAGAGCTTTCTACTCATTGGACATTACTTATGACCTCTTTTTAG